The following is a genomic window from Candidatus Eisenbacteria bacterium.
CTCGTCGGCACCCAAGGAAAACCCGTTGACTCGGACCCATGCCTGCTGAAATATCAGCACTGCTGAATTATCAGCACGGCCACCCGAAAAGCGGATCGCAGCTCGAAGGGAGAGAGGAATCCTCGCCATGCCCAAGCGTCCACTCACGGAAGACCTGAGCCGCAGAGAGCGCCAGGTCATGGAGATCCTGCATCGCCACGGTGAATCCACCGTCACCGAGATCATGCAGGCGCTTCCCGACCCGCCGACCTACTCCGCGGTGCGCTCGGTGCTGCGCATCCTGACCGAGAAGGGCGCCGTCGGTCACCGCGAGGACGGCCCTCGTTATGTCTATTTCTCAGCCATGCCCACCGACAAGGCGCGCGAGGACGTGCTGCTCCACGTCGTGCAGACCTACTTCTCCGGCTCCACGGAACAGGCGATGACGGCGCTCATGCGGCTCTCGGATGCCGACGGCGCCAACCTCGAAGGATTACGGCTCAAGATCCGGCGCGCCCGCCAGGGTGAAAGGAGAGGGTCGTGACGTTCTCTTTCGATTCCCCCTTGGTCGTGTCCGCCGCCGAATCGCCGATGCTCCTCATGCTGCTCAAGGTGACGCTCGTCCTGATGGCCGCGCTCGCGGTCAGCGCGCTGATGCGCCGCGGGTCCGCCACGGTCCGTCACCTGGTCTGGCTCGTGGCCCTGGTGGCGGCGCTCGCGGTGCCTCTCTTGTCGCTGTGGTCGCCGCTGCCGGTCCGCGTGCTCCCGGCCGTCGATGCCTCGCCGGCGCCGACGGTCCGCGCGGAAGCCACGCCTCCGGTGCCGCACTCCGTGCAGCCGGCTCCCGCTTCTGCCCCCAGCGCGGCCACCACCGCAGCCGCGCCCCTGACGATCGACGTCGGCACCATGCTGCTCGCGCTCTGGGCCCTGGGCGTGTTGGTGCTGCTGGGCCGGCTCGCGCTCGGCGCCTGGGTGGTCAGCCGGCTGGTGCGTCGCGCACGGCTGCTCGACACGCAGGACTGGCTCCGTCCTCTCTATGAAGTCGCCGATCGTCTGGGCCTCGACGAAGCGCCGCGCCTGGTGCAGAGCGAACGGATCAAGATGCCGTTCGCGACCGGCGTGTGGAAGACGGTGATCGTGCTGCCGGCGGAAAGCGCCCAGTGGAGCCACGAGCGCCGCTACGCCGTTCTGATTCACGAGCTCGCCCACATCAGGCGCCGTGACCTCCTCGGCCACCTGGTGGGCGGCTTCGCCTGTGCGCTGTACTGGTTCCATCCACTGGTGTGGACGGCCGCTCGTCATCTGCGCGCCGAGAGCGAGCGCGCGGCGGACGACCTGGCCCTCGTGCTCGGCACGCCGGCCAGCGACTACGCGG
Proteins encoded in this region:
- a CDS encoding BlaI/MecI/CopY family transcriptional regulator: MPKRPLTEDLSRRERQVMEILHRHGESTVTEIMQALPDPPTYSAVRSVLRILTEKGAVGHREDGPRYVYFSAMPTDKAREDVLLHVVQTYFSGSTEQAMTALMRLSDADGANLEGLRLKIRRARQGERRGS
- a CDS encoding M56 family metallopeptidase, which gives rise to MTFSFDSPLVVSAAESPMLLMLLKVTLVLMAALAVSALMRRGSATVRHLVWLVALVAALAVPLLSLWSPLPVRVLPAVDASPAPTVRAEATPPVPHSVQPAPASAPSAATTAAAPLTIDVGTMLLALWALGVLVLLGRLALGAWVVSRLVRRARLLDTQDWLRPLYEVADRLGLDEAPRLVQSERIKMPFATGVWKTVIVLPAESAQWSHERRYAVLIHELAHIRRRDLLGHLVGGFACALYWFHPLVWTAARHLRAESERAADDLALVLGTPASDYAEHLLEIVTQVRDERMPAVALAMAKPREFEGRILAILDPGRRRRGPGR